A section of the Acidobacterium capsulatum ATCC 51196 genome encodes:
- a CDS encoding septal ring lytic transglycosylase RlpA family protein, whose translation MRLNPPSFRSLLPLLLLTASLVAVTGCSHRARVSYAPPPAIGPNGGAQPSYSRAERADWHYVQTHRPLYYQIGMASWYGPQYNHHRAADGQVYDQDSISAAHRTLPLGSIIKVTNMSTGQTSVMRVTDRGPFVPGRILDLSEAAAKQVGIWREGVGKVRIDVYYTPASVTDGGRWAVQIGAFRHRRAATRLEDKLQRRYRTASVIEFKGPTGDWVRIRPENGNRAQAVEIARNLRPSEGEAYLVRLD comes from the coding sequence ATGCGACTGAATCCCCCATCTTTCCGCTCGCTTCTTCCTCTTTTGCTGCTGACCGCGTCGCTCGTGGCCGTCACAGGCTGTTCGCACCGCGCGCGCGTCTCCTATGCTCCGCCCCCGGCCATAGGGCCGAATGGCGGTGCCCAGCCTTCGTACTCGCGGGCCGAACGCGCGGACTGGCACTACGTGCAGACGCACCGCCCCCTTTACTACCAGATAGGCATGGCCAGTTGGTATGGCCCGCAGTACAACCACCATCGCGCCGCCGACGGGCAGGTTTATGACCAGGACAGCATCTCTGCCGCGCACCGCACGCTGCCACTGGGCTCGATCATCAAAGTCACCAACATGAGCACCGGCCAGACGTCCGTGATGCGTGTGACCGACCGCGGCCCGTTTGTGCCGGGGCGCATTCTCGACCTCTCAGAAGCGGCCGCCAAGCAGGTAGGCATCTGGCGCGAGGGCGTCGGCAAGGTTCGCATCGATGTGTACTACACGCCCGCATCCGTAACCGATGGCGGACGCTGGGCCGTTCAGATCGGCGCCTTTCGCCATCGCCGTGCCGCCACGCGGCTCGAAGACAAGCTGCAGCGCCGCTACCGCACCGCCAGCGTCATTGAGTTCAAGGGGCCCACGGGAGACTGGGTGCGCATTCGGCCGGAAAACGGCAACCGCGCGCAGGCTGTGGAGATTGCCCGCAATCTGCGACCCTCAGAAGGCGAAGCCTACCTGGTCAGGCTCGATTAA
- a CDS encoding DUF6338 family protein produces the protein MPGHIEAIGIFLVLLPGFSCAFLVQHIVVRPKQTELDKVVEALLLSFILYLVTSPFFHYSLPLRWTATTQQHFTTYEFQLSWPYIFWLFLGAVLLALLYGANVNHDWLLKLLRKCKITEKTARSSIWNDAFQDIKNTYVLVGLEDGRSVIGYLRYYSDEQEDASLLLEDAAWLDRDGEQQPIQGPGILLTKAAGIQSVSFLDAVATDSPEQLPEGS, from the coding sequence ATGCCGGGACACATTGAGGCCATCGGCATATTCTTAGTTTTGCTCCCGGGCTTCAGTTGCGCTTTCCTTGTGCAGCATATTGTCGTACGTCCTAAGCAGACAGAACTGGACAAAGTGGTTGAGGCTTTGCTGCTCAGCTTCATCCTCTATCTGGTCACTTCCCCGTTCTTCCATTACTCGCTACCGTTACGCTGGACTGCGACGACACAACAGCATTTCACCACCTACGAGTTCCAACTCAGTTGGCCCTATATTTTCTGGCTCTTTCTGGGTGCTGTACTTCTCGCTCTTCTTTATGGCGCCAACGTCAACCACGATTGGCTGCTCAAGCTGCTCAGGAAGTGCAAAATCACTGAGAAGACAGCGCGCAGCTCGATATGGAATGACGCCTTTCAGGACATCAAGAACACCTATGTCCTGGTTGGGCTGGAAGACGGACGATCTGTGATCGGATACCTTCGTTACTACTCCGATGAGCAGGAAGATGCCTCCCTGCTACTGGAGGACGCGGCATGGCTTGATAGAGACGGGGAGCAGCAACCCATCCAAGGGCCGGGCATTCTGCTGACCAAAGCCGCGGGAATCCAGTCAGTGTCGTTTCTCGATGCGGTTGCGACAGATTCTCCCGAACAACTCCCAGAAGGGTCTTGA
- a CDS encoding Bax inhibitor-1/YccA family membrane protein → MAQLMRTSNPALNERVFRGQPMAFGETMTLQGTVNKTGILLLCAMATAAFSWHVFFSAGPAAVNGLMILGLIGGLIFALVTSFKAEWSPVTAPIYALFEGLALGGISAMFELRFPGIAIESVSLTFGTMLVLLMLYKSGVIKVTRKFQMGVMAATGAIFLFYIVEMVLGFFHIGQGLMYSSSPLSIGISLVIVGIAALNLVLDFNFIEWGARSGAPKYMEWYGAFGLMVTLVWLYLEILRLMSKFQSRD, encoded by the coding sequence GTGGCACAACTGATGCGTACTTCCAATCCGGCCTTGAACGAGCGCGTCTTCCGCGGCCAGCCGATGGCCTTTGGCGAGACGATGACGCTGCAGGGCACGGTAAACAAAACGGGCATTCTGCTGCTGTGCGCCATGGCGACGGCGGCCTTCTCATGGCATGTGTTCTTCTCCGCCGGACCGGCGGCGGTGAACGGCCTGATGATTCTGGGCCTGATCGGCGGGCTGATCTTTGCGCTGGTCACCTCGTTCAAGGCGGAGTGGTCGCCGGTGACGGCCCCAATCTACGCACTGTTCGAAGGGCTGGCGCTGGGCGGCATTTCGGCGATGTTTGAGCTGCGGTTTCCAGGAATCGCCATCGAGTCGGTGAGCCTCACCTTTGGCACGATGCTGGTGCTGCTGATGCTCTACAAATCGGGCGTCATCAAGGTCACGCGCAAGTTTCAGATGGGCGTGATGGCGGCTACAGGCGCAATCTTCCTCTTCTATATCGTGGAGATGGTGCTGGGCTTCTTCCACATCGGCCAGGGGCTGATGTACAGCTCAAGCCCGCTGAGCATCGGCATCAGCCTGGTGATTGTGGGCATTGCGGCGCTCAACCTGGTGCTGGACTTCAACTTCATCGAGTGGGGCGCGCGGTCGGGCGCTCCGAAATACATGGAGTGGTACGGCGCCTTTGGGCTGATGGTCACGCTTGTGTGGCTGTATCTGGAGATTCTGCGGCTGATGTCGAAGTTCCAAAGCCGCGACTGA
- the gatB gene encoding Asp-tRNA(Asn)/Glu-tRNA(Gln) amidotransferase subunit GatB: MATAAIVSPEILAKYEPVIGLEVHVQLLTATKAFCGCVNKFGAPPNTNICPVCLGLPGALPVLNEKAVEFATSAALALHCTVNETSIFARKNYFYPDLPKGYQISQFDKPLAEHGYIDVPTPNGMKRIGITRLHMEEDAGKSLHDGLPDSAKFTSVDLNRCGTPLIEIVSEPDIRTPDEAYEYLTRLKEILFYTGVSDCNMEEGSLRCDANVSVRLRGAEKFGTKAEVKNVNSFRYIRAALEYEIERQIEVIESGQRVVQETRLWNAGEGRTYSMRSKEQAHDYRYFPEPDLPPLVVSAAFRQQRADELPELPEARRARMVAQYEISEQDAQTLTATRAFADQFEAAAKTAKSPKRVANLIQSELTSRLKAAGLELEQSPISMAGIAQAADLAEEGKLSSKQLKQLFDISFEKGEDFGVVYEREKPEQISDTSAIEKFVEEAIAANPKQVEQYRAGKKTVAAFFVGQVMRLSKGQANPGLVNELVVKKLDA, encoded by the coding sequence ATGGCGACGGCAGCAATTGTTTCTCCTGAGATTCTGGCCAAGTATGAGCCGGTGATCGGCCTGGAAGTTCACGTTCAGCTTTTGACGGCGACCAAGGCCTTTTGCGGCTGCGTAAACAAGTTTGGCGCGCCCCCCAACACCAACATCTGCCCTGTTTGCCTGGGCCTGCCCGGCGCGCTGCCGGTGCTGAATGAGAAGGCCGTGGAGTTTGCCACCTCCGCCGCGCTGGCGCTGCACTGCACGGTGAATGAGACCTCGATCTTTGCCCGCAAGAACTACTTTTACCCCGACCTGCCCAAGGGCTACCAGATCTCGCAGTTTGACAAGCCGCTCGCCGAGCATGGGTACATCGACGTCCCTACACCGAACGGCATGAAGCGCATCGGCATCACCCGCCTGCACATGGAAGAGGATGCGGGCAAGAGCCTGCATGACGGGCTGCCGGATTCGGCGAAGTTCACCTCGGTCGACCTGAACCGCTGCGGCACGCCGCTGATTGAGATTGTGAGCGAGCCTGACATTCGCACGCCCGACGAGGCCTACGAGTACCTCACGCGGCTCAAGGAGATTCTGTTCTACACCGGTGTCTCCGACTGCAACATGGAAGAAGGCTCGCTGCGCTGCGACGCCAACGTGAGCGTGCGGCTGCGCGGCGCGGAGAAGTTTGGCACCAAGGCCGAGGTGAAGAACGTCAACAGCTTCCGCTACATTCGCGCGGCGCTGGAGTACGAAATCGAGCGCCAGATTGAGGTCATTGAGAGCGGCCAGCGCGTCGTGCAGGAGACCCGCCTCTGGAATGCCGGAGAGGGCCGCACCTACTCCATGCGCTCGAAGGAGCAGGCGCACGACTACCGCTACTTCCCTGAGCCGGATCTGCCGCCGCTCGTCGTGAGCGCGGCGTTTCGCCAGCAGCGTGCCGACGAGCTGCCCGAGCTGCCCGAGGCGCGCCGCGCCCGCATGGTGGCCCAGTATGAAATCAGCGAGCAGGACGCGCAGACGCTGACCGCAACCCGCGCCTTTGCCGACCAGTTTGAGGCCGCCGCCAAGACGGCGAAGAGCCCGAAGCGCGTGGCCAACCTGATTCAGAGCGAGCTGACCAGCCGCCTCAAGGCCGCCGGACTGGAGCTGGAGCAGTCGCCCATTTCAATGGCCGGCATTGCCCAGGCCGCCGATCTGGCCGAAGAGGGCAAGCTATCGTCCAAGCAGCTCAAGCAGCTCTTTGACATCAGCTTTGAGAAGGGCGAGGACTTCGGCGTGGTCTATGAACGCGAGAAGCCCGAGCAGATCAGCGACACCAGCGCCATCGAGAAGTTTGTGGAAGAGGCGATTGCCGCCAATCCCAAGCAGGTGGAGCAGTACCGCGCCGGCAAGAAGACGGTGGCCGCATTCTTCGTGGGCCAGGTGATGCGGCTGTCGAAGGGACAGGCAAATCCCGGACTGGTGAATGAGCTGGTGGTAAAGAAGCTGGACGCGTAA
- a CDS encoding radical SAM protein, protein MSKAVKYAERAVTIAAQGAWFVFDKLNSINPNPSFTPKWSDKPLLKSYQKEKPPLGWPRTTDSLCPKCVPEIRQQILDGKLPHEVLLNEKVGEIKAQIIERDGKILMVKDCPKHGHFEDVMSIDTEFFRHLEEVFPGRDIRAHNDEKLHNHGTSTVTHGRGSVLTIDLTNRCNMMCDPCFMDANQVGFVHELTWDEIKTMLDNAITIKPRRQMSVQFSGGEPTLSPYFLDAIAYARKVGYNSVQAATNGIEFAKSKELCRAAAEAGLRYAYLQFDGIGNSANSHRKVGNLFDVKLQAIHNLHEAGVDIVPVTTIINGINNEQVGHIIQFALDNPKKINFLSFQPVSFTGRDEEVTDERRAAQRYTLSHMAHDVKNQTGLGEPVRDWFPISFMSTFSDWADLVHGPNHDWGQLSCGCHPNCGIGMALMIDKETKEAVPVTAFLNADRLAKDMAKINDGARSKTVSIIGAALALLRNYDPTKSPTHFKIVDLLQKFDKCFGATGRNYGKVTGDRTMEDIEKRRADRWNFLFIAGMWFQDLFNYDFRRTEQCIIPYATQEGEISFCAYNTGIGWRNIIEKMHMTATLTKWYEEHGRHEIFAGGKNVGMNEGSHTLVLNDEHVNAAANDTFEKLGIAKNSREEKIRARDAKLKQDAENARMAALYRQHVLGEKPVEGIVSIDSIKPAAPAKPAAAPQSEEPVMGD, encoded by the coding sequence ATGTCGAAAGCTGTGAAATACGCAGAGCGCGCTGTCACCATCGCTGCCCAGGGCGCGTGGTTTGTGTTCGATAAGCTGAACAGCATCAACCCGAACCCTTCCTTCACGCCGAAGTGGTCAGACAAGCCGCTGCTGAAGTCGTACCAGAAGGAAAAGCCGCCCCTTGGCTGGCCCCGTACGACCGACTCGCTCTGCCCGAAGTGCGTGCCCGAGATTCGCCAGCAGATTCTGGATGGCAAGCTGCCCCATGAGGTCCTTCTGAATGAGAAGGTGGGCGAAATCAAGGCCCAGATCATCGAGCGCGACGGCAAGATTCTGATGGTCAAGGACTGCCCCAAGCATGGGCACTTTGAAGACGTGATGTCGATTGATACCGAGTTCTTCCGTCACCTTGAGGAAGTCTTCCCGGGCCGCGACATTCGTGCCCACAATGACGAGAAGCTGCACAACCACGGCACCTCGACCGTGACCCATGGCCGCGGCTCGGTGCTGACAATCGACCTGACCAACCGTTGCAACATGATGTGCGATCCCTGCTTCATGGACGCCAACCAGGTGGGTTTTGTGCATGAGCTGACCTGGGACGAGATCAAGACCATGCTGGACAACGCGATCACCATCAAGCCGCGCCGCCAGATGTCGGTCCAGTTCTCGGGCGGTGAGCCGACGCTCTCGCCTTACTTCCTCGATGCGATCGCCTATGCCCGCAAGGTGGGCTACAACTCAGTGCAGGCCGCGACCAACGGCATTGAGTTTGCCAAGTCCAAGGAGCTTTGCCGCGCCGCCGCTGAAGCGGGTCTGCGCTATGCCTACCTGCAGTTTGACGGCATCGGCAACTCCGCCAACTCGCACCGCAAGGTCGGCAACCTGTTTGACGTGAAGCTGCAGGCTATCCATAATCTGCACGAGGCCGGCGTGGACATCGTTCCGGTGACCACGATCATCAACGGCATCAACAACGAGCAGGTCGGCCACATCATCCAGTTCGCGCTGGATAACCCCAAGAAGATCAACTTCCTCAGCTTCCAGCCGGTGTCCTTCACTGGCCGCGACGAGGAGGTGACGGATGAGCGCCGCGCCGCCCAGCGTTACACGCTGAGCCACATGGCCCATGACGTCAAGAATCAGACCGGTCTTGGCGAGCCTGTCCGCGACTGGTTCCCGATCAGCTTCATGAGCACCTTCAGCGACTGGGCTGATCTGGTGCATGGCCCGAACCATGATTGGGGCCAGTTGAGCTGCGGCTGCCACCCGAACTGCGGCATCGGCATGGCGCTGATGATCGACAAGGAAACCAAGGAAGCGGTTCCGGTCACGGCCTTCCTGAACGCTGACCGCCTGGCCAAGGACATGGCCAAGATCAACGACGGTGCCCGCAGCAAGACGGTCTCCATCATTGGTGCGGCTCTGGCGCTGCTGCGCAACTACGATCCCACGAAGTCGCCCACGCACTTCAAGATCGTTGACCTGCTGCAGAAGTTTGACAAGTGCTTTGGCGCCACCGGCCGCAACTACGGCAAGGTGACCGGCGACCGCACGATGGAAGACATCGAGAAGCGCCGCGCCGACCGCTGGAACTTCCTGTTCATCGCCGGCATGTGGTTCCAGGATCTGTTCAACTACGACTTCCGCCGTACCGAGCAGTGCATTATTCCTTATGCGACGCAGGAAGGCGAAATCAGCTTCTGCGCGTACAACACGGGCATCGGCTGGCGCAACATCATCGAGAAGATGCACATGACGGCAACCCTCACCAAGTGGTACGAGGAGCATGGCCGCCACGAGATCTTCGCCGGTGGCAAGAACGTCGGCATGAATGAAGGCAGCCACACGCTCGTCCTGAACGACGAGCACGTGAATGCGGCCGCCAACGACACCTTTGAGAAGCTGGGCATCGCCAAGAACTCGCGTGAAGAAAAGATTCGCGCGCGTGATGCCAAGCTCAAGCAGGATGCCGAGAACGCCCGCATGGCCGCCCTCTACCGCCAGCACGTGCTGGGTGAGAAGCCGGTCGAAGGTATTGTCTCGATCGACTCCATCAAGCCTGCTGCTCCGGCCAAGCCGGCTGCCGCTCCTCAGAGCGAAGAGCCGGTCATGGGTGACTAA
- a CDS encoding arginine--tRNA ligase, translated as MYLTQQSLLRERLHARLLELYPQLDPSTFAAILKVEQPPESKFGDYALPLAFELARALRKAPRKIAEEIVAALAVHPIPGFAAFEVAGAGYINARLDRAAFVRDFVKRRMYWKQGLAYILVEHTSINPNKAAHVGHLRNAILGDTFVRLLEAQGFLVGVQNYIDNTGVQVADIVVALQHLEGLNLAAVQSLMQRLAAEGQRIDFYCWDLYARVSQWYEADPEQKTARRQLRLDTLHAIEHGGNDSAAIGDLIATAVLRRHLETMLRLGIEYDFLPRESEILHLHFWEEAFELMKAKGVLYFETEGKNKGCWVMTRPGTSRTGEPLRATDDTSPATESAAPDEDAKVIVRSNGTVTYVGKDIAYHLWKFGLLEKDFKYKKFFQYPPSTKFEDGRECWISAVESSEFRPRFGKAEAIYNVIDARQSDPQANVIEALRGMGYTEQAARYTHFSYEMVALTPRCALDLGYQVPEEDLTRPYIEVSGRKGFGVKADDLIDKLIDATQSEVASRHPELPEEEQAQTARQIAVGALRYFMLKYTRNTVIAFDFKDALSFEGETGPYLQYAAVRTRSIFRKADMTPDEALSALAALPADRIAPFLSGEDAEAIWAVWLRAGKTALLLEQCIQTAEPAYLAKHAFQLAQDFSNFYRRHHILTEEDAAKKTLLLATAAVAQRELIRSLAWLGIDAPEVM; from the coding sequence GTGTATCTGACCCAGCAAAGCCTTCTGCGCGAGCGCCTTCACGCCCGGCTGCTCGAACTCTACCCGCAACTCGACCCCTCCACCTTCGCCGCCATCCTGAAGGTCGAGCAGCCCCCTGAGAGCAAGTTCGGCGATTACGCCCTGCCGCTCGCCTTCGAGCTGGCCCGCGCCCTGCGCAAAGCGCCCCGCAAAATCGCCGAGGAGATTGTCGCCGCCCTCGCCGTCCACCCCATCCCCGGCTTCGCTGCGTTTGAGGTCGCCGGGGCCGGATACATCAACGCCCGCCTCGACCGCGCCGCATTCGTTCGCGATTTCGTGAAGAGAAGAATGTATTGGAAGCAAGGTCTGGCTTACATTTTGGTCGAGCACACCAGCATTAATCCGAATAAGGCGGCCCATGTTGGACATCTTCGCAATGCGATCCTCGGGGATACCTTTGTCCGGCTGCTAGAAGCCCAAGGCTTTTTAGTGGGTGTGCAGAACTACATCGACAACACCGGCGTTCAGGTGGCGGACATCGTCGTTGCCCTCCAGCATCTTGAGGGCCTCAATCTCGCCGCCGTCCAGTCGCTCATGCAGCGCCTCGCCGCCGAAGGCCAGCGCATCGACTTCTACTGCTGGGACCTCTACGCCCGCGTCTCGCAGTGGTACGAGGCCGACCCCGAACAGAAAACCGCTCGCAGGCAGCTCCGCCTCGACACCCTCCACGCCATCGAGCACGGCGGCAACGACTCCGCGGCCATCGGCGACCTCATCGCCACCGCCGTCCTGCGCCGTCATCTCGAAACCATGCTGCGCCTCGGCATCGAGTACGACTTTCTGCCCCGCGAGAGCGAAATCCTCCACCTCCACTTCTGGGAGGAGGCTTTCGAACTGATGAAGGCCAAAGGCGTTCTCTACTTCGAGACCGAGGGCAAAAACAAGGGCTGCTGGGTCATGACCCGCCCGGGTACTAGCCGTACGGGCGAACCGCTTCGCGCAACGGACGATACATCCCCGGCTACCGAATCAGCAGCACCCGATGAAGACGCCAAGGTCATCGTGCGCTCCAACGGCACCGTCACCTACGTGGGCAAAGATATTGCCTACCACCTCTGGAAGTTCGGGCTTCTAGAAAAGGACTTTAAGTATAAGAAGTTCTTCCAATATCCTCCGTCTACAAAATTCGAGGACGGGCGGGAATGCTGGATATCTGCCGTTGAAAGCAGTGAGTTCCGCCCGCGATTCGGCAAAGCGGAGGCCATCTACAACGTCATCGACGCCCGCCAGTCGGACCCGCAGGCCAACGTCATTGAGGCCCTGCGCGGCATGGGCTACACCGAGCAGGCCGCCCGCTACACCCATTTCTCCTATGAGATGGTCGCCCTCACCCCGCGCTGCGCTCTCGACCTCGGCTACCAGGTGCCCGAAGAAGACCTCACCCGGCCCTACATCGAGGTCTCCGGCCGCAAGGGCTTCGGCGTCAAGGCCGACGACCTCATCGACAAGCTCATCGACGCCACCCAATCTGAGGTTGCCAGCCGCCATCCCGAACTGCCCGAAGAGGAGCAGGCGCAGACCGCCCGCCAGATCGCCGTTGGAGCGCTGCGCTACTTCATGCTCAAGTACACGCGCAACACCGTCATCGCCTTCGACTTCAAAGATGCGCTCAGCTTCGAGGGCGAGACCGGCCCCTATCTCCAGTACGCCGCCGTCCGCACCCGCAGCATCTTCCGCAAGGCCGATATGACTCCGGACGAGGCCCTTTCCGCGCTCGCCGCTCTGCCCGCCGACCGCATCGCGCCTTTCCTCTCCGGCGAAGACGCCGAAGCCATCTGGGCCGTCTGGCTCCGCGCCGGCAAAACCGCTTTGCTGCTGGAGCAGTGCATTCAGACCGCCGAGCCGGCCTATCTCGCCAAGCACGCCTTCCAACTCGCGCAGGACTTCAGCAACTTCTACCGCCGCCACCACATCCTCACCGAAGAGGACGCGGCCAAGAAGACTCTCCTGCTCGCCACCGCCGCCGTCGCCCAGCGCGAACTCATCCGCTCGCTCGCCTGGCTGGGCATCGACGCCCCCGAAGTCATGTAG
- a CDS encoding ferric reductase-like transmembrane domain-containing protein produces MLGMLISMRYSPMRHWPHRHWNHFALHRWTAYLSLVTLFLHPAVLLLAARPHFRLFDLLVPIHSPLQPTINVLGAIALYLLLVVIGTSMLRHRMPRRLWRGLHYLVYPAAVLLLLHSLLTDPNLINGHPDYTDGGKVFVEITILVVAAASYVRYRLRGKGLRPLQ; encoded by the coding sequence CTGCTGGGCATGCTCATCTCCATGCGCTACAGTCCCATGCGGCACTGGCCCCACCGCCATTGGAACCACTTCGCGCTCCATCGCTGGACCGCCTATCTGTCTCTGGTCACGCTGTTTCTGCACCCGGCCGTCCTGCTGCTGGCCGCCCGCCCGCACTTCCGCCTCTTCGACCTTCTGGTGCCCATCCACTCGCCCCTGCAGCCCACCATCAACGTGCTGGGAGCCATCGCCCTCTACCTGCTCCTTGTGGTGATCGGCACGTCCATGCTGCGCCACCGCATGCCCCGCCGCCTGTGGCGCGGCCTGCACTATCTGGTTTATCCGGCTGCCGTGCTGCTGCTGCTTCACAGCCTGCTGACGGACCCCAACCTCATCAATGGCCACCCGGACTACACCGATGGCGGCAAAGTCTTCGTCGAGATCACCATCCTCGTGGTGGCCGCAGCCTCTTACGTTCGCTACCGGCTTCGCGGCAAAGGCCTCCGCCCGCTCCAATAG
- a CDS encoding M48 family metallopeptidase codes for MTFPDPVYTLPPARLAKAIALSHWETFLYFGGTLWSVLALWFSLRLGPWLRDAAEWITSSEWLQGLMIAPAWVLILTVIGLPFGLLGHWVSLHYGLSVQPWVRGGASWLMDFLKSTGVSLLVGTVVLSGVYFLLRRSPRRWWLWFWIVTLPVEIAVVFLAPVVLDPIFDHFQPLQKADPALVQRLEQLAAHAGQHIPPSRMFVMNASARSTGIDAYVTGFGASKRIVVWDNTIKEVPPNQILFICGHEMGHYALHHILKGLLFTFGMLFFGYLLVHLLMNGVIAAFGRPMHIRGPDDWASVGVLLLIVTVLGFVAAPIGNAFSRWQEHQADVYGQEAIHGLVPDPQATAVHAFQRLGEVWLENPHPNGFVTFWTASHPPVEFRATFAAHYNPWAPGKKPRYFRNRRKGSE; via the coding sequence ATGACATTTCCCGATCCCGTTTACACGTTGCCGCCCGCCCGGCTGGCCAAAGCCATTGCGCTGAGCCATTGGGAGACCTTTCTCTACTTCGGCGGCACGCTCTGGAGCGTTCTCGCGCTCTGGTTCAGCCTGCGCCTGGGCCCGTGGCTGCGCGACGCCGCCGAATGGATCACCTCCAGCGAGTGGCTGCAGGGGCTGATGATTGCACCCGCATGGGTGCTGATCCTGACCGTGATCGGGTTGCCGTTTGGGCTGCTTGGCCACTGGGTTTCGCTGCACTACGGCCTCTCGGTGCAGCCGTGGGTGCGTGGCGGCGCAAGCTGGCTGATGGACTTCCTCAAGTCCACCGGCGTCTCCCTGCTGGTCGGCACGGTGGTGTTGAGTGGTGTCTATTTTCTGCTGCGGCGCTCGCCTCGCCGCTGGTGGCTGTGGTTCTGGATTGTCACGCTGCCGGTCGAGATTGCCGTGGTCTTTCTCGCCCCCGTGGTGCTGGACCCCATCTTTGATCACTTCCAGCCGCTGCAGAAGGCTGACCCCGCGCTGGTCCAGCGGCTGGAGCAACTGGCCGCGCATGCCGGGCAGCACATTCCGCCCAGCCGCATGTTTGTGATGAACGCAAGCGCGCGCTCCACCGGCATTGACGCCTACGTGACCGGCTTTGGCGCGTCGAAGCGCATCGTGGTGTGGGACAACACGATCAAAGAAGTGCCGCCCAACCAGATTCTCTTCATCTGCGGCCACGAGATGGGCCACTATGCGCTGCACCATATTTTGAAGGGGCTGCTGTTCACCTTTGGCATGCTCTTCTTCGGCTACCTGCTGGTGCATCTGCTCATGAATGGCGTGATCGCGGCCTTTGGCCGGCCCATGCACATTCGCGGCCCCGATGACTGGGCCAGCGTCGGCGTGCTGCTGCTGATCGTGACGGTGCTGGGCTTTGTGGCCGCGCCCATCGGCAACGCCTTCAGCCGGTGGCAGGAACACCAGGCCGATGTCTACGGGCAGGAGGCGATTCATGGGCTGGTGCCTGATCCGCAGGCGACTGCCGTGCATGCCTTCCAGCGGCTGGGCGAGGTGTGGCTTGAGAATCCGCACCCGAACGGGTTTGTGACCTTCTGGACGGCGAGCCACCCGCCGGTGGAGTTTCGCGCAACCTTTGCCGCGCACTACAACCCATGGGCACCGGGCAAGAAGCCGAGGTACTTTAGGAACAGACGAAAAGGTAGCGAGTGA
- the glyA gene encoding serine hydroxymethyltransferase: protein MSDRMSLSLAQSDPDVAAAIDHEVLRQHEGLEMIASENFVSRAVLEAAGSVFTNKYAEGYPGRRYYGGCEFADVVENLARDRAKQLFGAEHANVQPHSGSQANAAAYMSIIQPGDTILGLDLAHGGHLTHGHKLNFSGKLYRVASYGVRKDTETIDYDELEAIAVREQPKMIIGGGSAYPRIFDFARMRQIADKVGAFLLVDMAHFAGLVAGGAHPSPVPHAHIVTTTTHKTLRGPRSGLILCRQEHAAAVDKSVFPGQQGGPLVHIMAAKAVAFREALQPDFSKYAQQIVDNARALAAALAGHGYRIISGGTDTHLMLIDVFAKGILGSEAEAALGKAGITVNKNAIPYDTNPPLKPSGIRIGTPALTTRGMKEAEMKQIAQWIVSALEHRNNESMLERIHGEVTEMANQFPLYGWLREDAEALAR from the coding sequence ATGTCCGACCGCATGAGCCTGTCCCTCGCCCAGAGCGACCCTGATGTCGCTGCCGCCATTGACCACGAAGTGCTCCGCCAGCATGAGGGTCTCGAAATGATTGCCTCGGAGAACTTTGTGAGCCGCGCCGTGCTCGAAGCCGCCGGCTCGGTCTTCACCAACAAGTACGCCGAGGGATATCCCGGACGCCGCTACTATGGCGGCTGCGAGTTCGCCGACGTGGTGGAGAATCTGGCGCGCGACCGCGCAAAGCAGCTTTTTGGCGCGGAGCACGCGAATGTGCAGCCGCACTCCGGCTCGCAGGCCAATGCCGCGGCCTATATGTCGATCATTCAGCCGGGCGACACCATTCTGGGCCTTGACCTCGCGCACGGCGGCCACCTCACGCACGGGCACAAGCTCAACTTCTCGGGCAAGCTCTACCGCGTGGCCTCCTACGGCGTGCGCAAAGACACCGAGACCATCGACTACGACGAGCTGGAAGCAATCGCCGTCCGCGAGCAGCCGAAGATGATCATCGGCGGCGGCAGCGCGTATCCCCGCATTTTTGATTTTGCCCGCATGCGGCAGATTGCCGACAAGGTGGGCGCGTTCCTGCTGGTGGACATGGCGCACTTTGCCGGGCTGGTGGCCGGCGGCGCGCATCCCTCGCCGGTGCCACACGCGCACATTGTGACGACGACCACGCACAAGACGCTGCGCGGGCCGCGCTCGGGGCTGATTCTGTGCCGGCAGGAGCATGCGGCGGCAGTGGACAAGTCCGTCTTCCCGGGCCAGCAGGGTGGTCCTCTGGTACATATCATGGCGGCCAAGGCCGTCGCCTTTCGCGAGGCGCTGCAGCCGGATTTCTCAAAGTATGCCCAGCAGATTGTGGACAACGCGCGCGCGCTGGCCGCGGCGCTGGCCGGGCATGGATACCGCATCATCTCCGGCGGCACAGACACGCACCTGATGCTCATCGACGTCTTTGCCAAGGGCATTCTGGGCAGCGAAGCCGAGGCCGCTCTGGGCAAGGCGGGCATCACGGTGAACAAGAACGCGATTCCTTACGACACCAATCCGCCGCTGAAGCCCTCGGGCATTCGCATCGGCACGCCCGCGCTGACCACGCGCGGCATGAAGGAAGCCGAGATGAAGCAGATTGCCCAGTGGATTGTGAGCGCGCTGGAGCATCGCAACAACGAGAGCATGCTCGAGCGCATTCATGGCGAAGTGACCGAGATGGCCAACCAGTTTCCGCTGTACGGCTGGCTGCGCGAGGACGCCGAGGCGCTGGCGCGCTGA